One part of the Nymphaea colorata isolate Beijing-Zhang1983 chromosome 8, ASM883128v2, whole genome shotgun sequence genome encodes these proteins:
- the LOC116258412 gene encoding 60S ribosomal protein L32-1-like has product MAVPLLSKKIIKKRVKKFKRPQSDRKISVKPSWRRPKGIDSRVRRKFKGCTLMPNIGYGSNKKTRHYLPNGFKKFVVHNPSDLDLLMMHNRVFCAEIAHNVSTLKRKAIVERAAQLDVVVTNKLARLRSQEDE; this is encoded by the exons ATGGCGGTTCCTCTGCTGAGCAAGAAGATCATAAAGAAGAGGGTCAAGAAGTTCAAGAGGCCACAGAGCGACCGCAAGATCTCCGTCAAG CCAAGTTGGCGAAGGCCAAAGGGTATTGATTCACGTGTGAGAAGAAAATTCAAAGGATGCACTCTCATGCCAAACATCGGTTATGGTTCTAACAAGAAAACAAGGCATTATCTTCCTAATGGCTTTAAGAAATTTGTCGTGCACAATCCCAGTGATCTGGACCTCTTAATGATGCATAACAG GGTCTTCTGTGCCGAGATTGCCCACAATGTCTCTACATTGAAGCGCAAAGCCATTGTGGAGAGAGCTGCCCAACTTGATGTTGTGGTGACCAACAAACTTGCAAGGTTGCGCAGCCAGGAAGACGAGTGA